CTGAGCTCTTTGCACTTTGTGCTTAACAAAAGTTTGCTCTGTCTTCAGGCATGAATTCTAAATCAGTATCAACCAGTGGCTTATTTGACAAAGAGGTCTTGGAGTGATGCTGTGGTGGGTGTCACCTTATTTGAAAAGGTtaaaagaagcagaagcagaggtTCAGCCCAGTTATGCTGGACTCAGAGTATGACTGCAGTAGTTGAATGTATAATGTCTTACCTCAGTGTGACACAATACAACTGGGAAACAGAAAAATTGAACAAtgtttcaaaatattttttttgataGTAGTTatctttactgtttttaattgaGTTCTCTGGGTGTTTAATGCTTTAGCCGCACACAGTCCTAAACAAGCAAAGCTATATAGGTTTGAGTTAACCTTTAGAAATCTATAACAAAATGTTATGGAGTTAGTTCATCTTGCCCAGTGTTATCACTGATTCATGAGCCAGAGCGATCATGGGAAATGCTACAAAGGTTTCATATTTCCTACTAAGTGCCTACTCAGACACTGGCGTTTTCAAATACttatattttactattattatgtctttatatattttcatagTCTGTGCCAATGTTCTGCTGATTGTGGTCATCTGTCTGAGCAGAAGCTTACATGAACCCATGTacctgtttctgtgcagcctgTTTGTAAATGAACTGTATGGTAGCACAGGGTTGTTTCCattcctgctggttcagatcctctctgacattcacactgtttctgtgccgttttgtttcctgcagatttattgtgtttatacatatgtgtgtgtagaattTTTAAACTTAGCAGCCATGTCTTATGACAGATACCTGGCCATCTGTCATCCTCTACAATATAACACATGTATGACCTCTAACAAGGTCGCCATGCTTATTGCTGTGACAtggattttcccttttcttGCCATTGTAGTTTTGTTATCATTGAGTTTGCCATTACAGCTGTGTGGGAACATCATTAACAGAGTTTACTGTGGAAATTATTCCATTGTTAAACTGGCCTGCTCTGACACCAGAGTCAATAACATCTATGGCCTCATTTACACAGTCATCTCAATCATCATTCCTCTCATTTTAATCCTTTTCTCTTACATGAAGATTctcaaagtgtgtttttctggctCTAAACAGACCAGACAGAAAGCTGTCAGTACCTGCACACCTCACCTCGCTTCTCTGCTCAACTTTTCTTTTGGCTGTTGTTTTCAAATCTTACAAAGCAGATGTGATACAAGCAGTGTACCCAATATGctgaatattttattatcattatactTTCTAACTTGCCAGCCATTCTTTACACCTGTACTGTACGGgctgaaaatgtccaaaatctGCGTCATGTGTAAACGTCTGCTGTGCGGTGAAGTGTAGGTCAGCCAGCAGATCTGTTCAGCTTTGCttacatgtaaaaacaataaatgaattcCATTCCTGACTTCATCAGTGTCAACAGTGATGTTGTTGTGGACCTCACTGTATCTCTTTGTTCTTTGTGAAAAGTGatctttcttgtttttctctttttcacttgATCTGAGAAACATGGTggtgtgtgatgtttttgttttaagtgaCTTTCAACTTCCACAGAGCTTGAGTTTAACCCATCAAACAGTTTATGCTTTAATTAGTCCACACACGAGCAACGCATCAGCTCCTTGATGTTTGCAGAAGTAGTCAGTCTCAGTGTGGCTCCTTTATTCTCTCTCAGTCTGAGAACACTGAGCTCAGCAGAATTTAAAGATGTACATATTCTGTTGGTGTGAATATGTTTAGTGGCAACCTGTCCTGGCTTGGAAACCTTGACTCCTGGTTTGGTGATAATTCAAAAAGActcctctgattggttcttCATGACTGGCACCAGTAGGGTGTCTCTGCCCTCTCTTGTGTCTTGGCAGGGTGCACTCTGCCAGTCACCCAGAGTATGCTGGATCGCATTCAGTCATGTGACACTTAAGGCCTCACTATGACTGTAACTTTGCATTTACACCTGATATTGATGAAGCCTCATTTAAGCTCACCACCACAATGCAAGACAGGTGTATCATAAGTGCTCTAATTATATTCCGCGTGTAAAACTCTTCATATTGTTTGTGAGACAAAGTGATGGTGGAAGCCAAGGAAGTTCGCAGTGGTCCGTCGATATTATTGGTCGTGGATGACGGGACAATTCCTGGTGGACAACTATGACTGGGAAAGTTTTGATAGAAGTTTGAAAAGGAAGTGGAATGTTGTTGCTAGGTAACTAATGTCGCTATGTGTTGCCACAAATGAGCAATGTTGTtcaatgtgtttatatttcctGCTCTGCCTTCCAACGTTAGGTTATCATGAAGCTAGCTATGCAGTAACCTACGTCACTTAAGTAATGTTATTCATCTAAAGCTGTAACCATGGAGACATTATATTAGGCTAACATTAGGGTGAATATAGATTAACTGTAGAGATCATTCATCgaaattttgtgtattttaaacacGTTCAAACAATTAAAACCTAGTACAAATGAACATTACATCTAGTCTGCCATGTATGGAACACCAGTGATAATTACACCACCTCGATAAAATAACAGAA
The Seriola aureovittata isolate HTS-2021-v1 ecotype China chromosome 4, ASM2101889v1, whole genome shotgun sequence genome window above contains:
- the LOC130167447 gene encoding olfactory receptor 11A1-like: MGNATKVSYFLLSAYSDTGVFKYLYFTIIMSLYIFIVCANVLLIVVICLSRSLHEPMYLFLCSLFVNELYGSTGLFPFLLVQILSDIHTVSVPFCFLQIYCVYTYVCVEFLNLAAMSYDRYLAICHPLQYNTCMTSNKVAMLIAVTWIFPFLAIVVLLSLSLPLQLCGNIINRVYCGNYSIVKLACSDTRVNNIYGLIYTVISIIIPLILILFSYMKILKVCFSGSKQTRQKAVSTCTPHLASLLNFSFGCCFQILQSRCDTSSVPNMLNILLSLYFLTCQPFFTPVLYGLKMSKICVMCKRLLCGEV